The Phycisphaerae bacterium genome includes a region encoding these proteins:
- a CDS encoding sorbosone dehydrogenase family protein — translation MAMGDRAHLVLLGVAALLPSCGVGQQIRLDKIVLPEGFRIEVYSADVPEAREMVFSPNGILFVGSWSGKVFAIIDQDGDHKADRVAVVARGLDQPVGVDFHEGDLYISAVDRVVKLPSIENRIDDPPAPVVVNESFPDDQHHGWKFIRFGPDNRLYVPIGAPCNVCLREDPRYSTIMRMKPDGSELEIFAEGIRNTVGFDWHPTTGELWFTENGRDWMGDNRPPDELNRAAEPGLHFGFPYLHGYTVWDPVYGPIGKAKEIRFVRPEIAL, via the coding sequence ATGGCCATGGGAGACAGAGCGCACCTGGTGTTGCTGGGCGTGGCGGCGCTATTGCCGTCGTGCGGCGTGGGACAGCAAATCCGGCTGGATAAAATCGTGCTGCCGGAAGGGTTTCGGATCGAGGTATACTCAGCCGACGTGCCCGAGGCGCGGGAGATGGTTTTTTCGCCCAACGGGATTCTGTTTGTCGGCTCGTGGTCGGGCAAGGTCTTTGCCATTATCGATCAGGACGGCGACCACAAGGCCGATCGGGTGGCGGTGGTGGCTCGAGGGCTGGACCAGCCGGTAGGCGTGGATTTCCACGAGGGCGACCTCTACATTTCCGCCGTCGACCGGGTGGTGAAGCTGCCGAGTATCGAGAACCGGATCGACGATCCGCCGGCGCCGGTGGTGGTCAACGAGTCGTTTCCCGACGACCAGCACCACGGCTGGAAGTTCATCCGGTTCGGGCCGGACAACCGGCTGTACGTGCCGATCGGAGCGCCGTGCAACGTGTGCCTGCGGGAAGATCCGCGGTATTCGACGATCATGCGAATGAAGCCGGACGGTTCGGAGCTGGAGATATTCGCCGAGGGCATTCGCAACACGGTGGGGTTCGACTGGCATCCGACAACCGGCGAGCTGTGGTTCACGGAAAACGGCCGGGACTGGATGGGCGACAACCGTCCGCCGGACGAGTTGAACCGCGCCGCCGAGCCGGGCCTGCACTTTGGCTTTCCGTACCTGCACGGTTACACCGTCTGGGACCCGGTGTACGGACCGATCGGCAAGGCGAAAGAGATTCGCTTCGTTCGACCGGAAATCGCCCT
- a CDS encoding zinc-binding dehydrogenase, whose product MKAVAFRADGELDAVEVMDLPAPTPGEGEAVVRVRAAALNHLDIWVRKGRPGMESPMPHVLGSDAAGVVEAVGPCVEGVKPGDEVVLNPGISCGRCEFCRRGEQSLCRDFEIVGATRPGTFAEMVAVPAENLYPKPEHLCFVEAAALPLVHLTAWRMLMTRAELKPGETVLIHGIGGGVALAALQIAKVAGAEAIVTSSSDEKLRRAKEVGADRTINYAKADVAQEVKSITQGAGVDVVIDAVGAATFVIDMQVVRRGGRVVLCGVTTGAKARIDLQSLYWNQVSVLGSTMGSHEDFCRLLRAVNVTGLKPVVDFVLPLDHAKEAMRRMEEGEQFGKIVIEISGG is encoded by the coding sequence ATGAAGGCGGTCGCGTTTCGGGCGGACGGGGAACTGGATGCGGTCGAGGTGATGGACCTTCCGGCGCCCACTCCCGGTGAGGGCGAGGCGGTGGTTCGCGTCCGGGCGGCGGCTTTGAATCACCTGGACATCTGGGTGCGCAAGGGTCGGCCGGGGATGGAATCGCCGATGCCGCACGTACTTGGTTCGGACGCCGCCGGCGTGGTCGAGGCGGTCGGGCCGTGCGTGGAGGGCGTCAAGCCGGGCGACGAGGTGGTGCTGAACCCGGGCATAAGCTGCGGGCGGTGCGAGTTCTGCCGCCGCGGCGAGCAGAGCCTGTGCCGCGATTTTGAGATTGTGGGGGCGACGCGGCCGGGCACGTTCGCCGAGATGGTCGCCGTACCGGCGGAGAATCTCTATCCCAAGCCGGAGCATCTGTGTTTCGTGGAGGCGGCCGCGTTGCCGCTGGTCCACCTGACGGCGTGGCGGATGCTGATGACGCGGGCGGAACTGAAGCCGGGCGAGACGGTGCTGATCCACGGGATCGGCGGCGGCGTGGCCCTGGCGGCCCTGCAGATCGCCAAGGTCGCGGGCGCCGAGGCGATCGTGACGTCATCGTCGGACGAGAAGCTTCGGCGGGCGAAGGAAGTGGGAGCGGATCGGACGATCAACTACGCGAAGGCCGACGTGGCCCAGGAGGTCAAGTCGATCACCCAAGGGGCCGGCGTGGACGTGGTGATCGACGCGGTGGGCGCCGCGACGTTTGTGATCGACATGCAGGTGGTTCGCCGGGGCGGACGGGTGGTCCTTTGCGGAGTGACCACGGGTGCGAAGGCGCGGATCGATCTGCAAAGCTTGTACTGGAATCAGGTTTCGGTGCTCGGATCGACGATGGGCTCGCACGAGGATTTCTGCCGTCTGCTGCGGGCGGTGAACGTGACGGGGCTCAAGCCGGTGGTCGATTTCGTGCTGCCGCTGGACCACGCGAAGGAAGCGATGCGGCGGATGGAGGAAGGCGAGCAGTTCGGCAAGATCGTGATCGAGATTTCGGGAGGCTGA
- a CDS encoding bacteriocin family protein, translating to MTNKYLHRDDAPFGEKVWNRIDEIVVAAAKSQLSGRRILHIDGPFGLELKNLPGTDRQLGEGGEGVTISASVPVPVVELHAAFKLPVRDVATFESTDLPFQAEGIAKAALACAQAEDNLIFNGSKAAGMTGLLSAKGTESHQLQSWDEIGRAADDLIRAITKLDAAGFHGPYAAALSPNLYNLLYRRYHQGNATEIEHVSQIITDGLVKAPVLKSGGVLIATGRQYASIVLGQDLAASFVGPDDREYEFAISESLALRLVVPESICILK from the coding sequence ATGACGAATAAGTATTTGCATCGCGATGACGCTCCTTTCGGGGAGAAGGTATGGAATCGGATTGACGAGATCGTGGTGGCGGCGGCGAAGTCGCAGCTTTCGGGCCGGCGGATTCTGCACATTGACGGGCCGTTCGGGCTGGAGCTCAAGAACCTGCCCGGCACGGACCGCCAACTCGGTGAAGGTGGGGAAGGCGTAACGATCAGCGCGAGCGTGCCGGTGCCGGTGGTGGAGCTTCACGCCGCCTTCAAGCTGCCGGTTCGCGACGTGGCCACGTTCGAGAGTACGGATTTGCCTTTCCAGGCGGAGGGGATCGCCAAGGCGGCGCTGGCCTGCGCCCAGGCTGAGGACAACCTGATCTTCAACGGCTCGAAGGCGGCGGGTATGACAGGCCTGCTGTCGGCCAAGGGGACCGAATCGCACCAGCTTCAGTCGTGGGACGAGATCGGCCGTGCCGCTGACGATCTGATCCGGGCGATCACGAAACTGGACGCGGCGGGTTTTCACGGGCCGTACGCGGCTGCGCTGTCGCCGAACCTGTACAACCTGCTCTATCGCCGCTACCACCAAGGCAATGCGACCGAGATCGAGCACGTCAGCCAGATCATCACCGACGGGTTGGTCAAGGCGCCGGTGCTCAAGTCGGGCGGCGTGCTGATCGCGACGGGTCGGCAGTACGCATCCATCGTTTTGGGTCAGGACCTGGCTGCCAGCTTCGTTGGGCCGGACGATCGCGAGTATGAGTTCGCGATCTCCGAGTCGCTGGCGCTGCGGCTGGTCGTGCCCGAGTCGATCTGCATTCTGAAGTAG
- a CDS encoding Rubrerythrin, giving the protein MPEFVNPFSGMAPDRKLNKREITRAIRLSIAAEYEAIHLYEAIADATDDPLTKEVMQDVANEEREHAGEFMRLLDFFLPDERQFLQNGYEEVEEEARKLGQTPEQTPSAEEPEGDVPSIGEMKSKG; this is encoded by the coding sequence ATGCCTGAGTTCGTCAATCCATTCAGCGGTATGGCTCCGGACCGGAAGCTGAACAAGCGCGAGATCACGCGGGCGATCCGGCTGTCGATCGCCGCCGAGTATGAGGCGATCCATCTCTATGAGGCGATCGCGGACGCCACGGACGACCCGCTGACCAAGGAGGTGATGCAGGACGTGGCGAACGAGGAGCGTGAGCACGCCGGGGAGTTCATGCGTCTGCTGGACTTCTTCCTGCCGGACGAGCGGCAGTTCCTGCAGAACGGGTATGAAGAGGTGGAGGAAGAGGCCAGGAAGCTCGGGCAGACTCCCGAGCAGACGCCGTCGGCGGAAGAACCGGAAGGCGATGTGCCGTCGATCGGCGAGATGAAATCCAAGGGATGA
- a CDS encoding dihydrodipicolinate synthase family protein has protein sequence VDEPSLRKLVRRLIGADLNTLFVAGSAGEGPLLSFDQWVRLLEVTRDEAGDKAHLLAGVMETSTRRVIEKIKAADRIGYKYFVLTPTFYQPIVTASEQLRLFGEARAAASDRMEMIAYNIPGFTASTVAVETVCEAAKRGWTRYYKDSSGDMNVFWKLVEQGRAVGLNVLMGDERFIADGLFAGACGMVPVCANYEPETFVRAWQAHLDRDYTELLRLQMRVLAMRQTMLRTGPCWISGLKYALSKLGIGNGRAVSPLEPVDEARKKLIDEMVGAQR, from the coding sequence GTGGACGAACCATCGCTTCGGAAGCTGGTGCGGCGTCTGATCGGCGCGGACCTTAACACGCTGTTCGTGGCCGGTTCGGCGGGCGAAGGGCCGCTGCTGTCGTTCGACCAGTGGGTCCGATTGCTCGAGGTGACGCGCGACGAGGCGGGCGACAAGGCGCATCTGCTGGCCGGCGTGATGGAGACCTCGACGCGGCGGGTGATCGAGAAGATCAAAGCGGCCGACCGGATCGGGTACAAGTACTTCGTGCTGACGCCGACGTTCTATCAGCCGATCGTCACGGCTTCGGAGCAGCTTCGCCTGTTCGGCGAGGCCCGCGCGGCGGCGTCGGACCGGATGGAGATGATCGCGTACAACATTCCGGGTTTTACCGCATCGACGGTGGCGGTCGAGACGGTTTGCGAAGCGGCCAAACGCGGCTGGACGCGCTACTACAAGGACAGTTCGGGCGATATGAACGTCTTCTGGAAGCTCGTCGAGCAGGGCCGCGCGGTCGGTTTGAACGTGCTCATGGGCGACGAGCGGTTCATCGCGGATGGACTGTTCGCTGGGGCGTGCGGCATGGTGCCGGTGTGCGCGAATTACGAGCCGGAAACGTTCGTGCGGGCCTGGCAGGCTCACCTGGACCGGGACTACACCGAGCTGCTGCGTCTCCAGATGCGGGTGCTGGCGATGCGTCAGACCATGCTGCGGACGGGGCCGTGCTGGATTTCGGGGCTCAAGTACGCGCTGTCGAAGCTCGGGATCGGCAACGGCCGGGCGGTCAGTCCGCTGGAGCCGGTCGATGAGGCAAGAAAGAAGCTGATCGACGAGATGGTCGGGGCCCAGCGGTAA